A region from the Pungitius pungitius chromosome 16, fPunPun2.1, whole genome shotgun sequence genome encodes:
- the csf1rb gene encoding macrophage colony-stimulating factor 1 receptor 2 isoform X1, with product MKLSSLLLSIALSCCSAKDDPDPPSIRLNSAFLANQTEVRLTAGSAFNLSCHGKRSMRLTSTSFRLSYRDRPQDPVVVSRSDPRHTGTYYCRYINQNLEHLDTWIHLYVTNSADPSSVFVTPFILSPSVEEGKDFLFRCLLTDPSVTNLTLQSAGSEGKNGWGLPRGMNVTFDLRRGALIRDLHRSFSGRYVCLGWRDQKQFRSKPVDLFVIPKLRHPPTLSVSQHQTVRLEGERFEVTCVTSNPSHFYNLTWTDPNTKILNVSLSRCYGNGRLHINSTVTVSAVSQTHSGTYTCTAVNEAGLAMATAQLKVLDGPYLRIYLQLSESDTHTRGLTKALAANVSSMLQAELKANISIHQLGVKGDSSSNVSGTSKLEVHEGRDVTLTFVIEAYPPIRSKHWTTTTGVNKDNNNMMYRESYTANGYRSEASLLLRRVRQEDRGQYSFHFDNSFFDGSQNIDLRIYNSPEAVVSLENDTLTCSSSGYPLPTILWFTCPGLKDTCGVITNYQITPANVTSQEEEVRSHLTLPLSHGDFTVECVAFNHVGESRERFHHRSAGEDQRFFSPALIGALSATLLLLLLLLVVFYKWRQKPKYEIRWKIIECTDGNSYTFIDPSQLPYEQKWEFPRDKLRLGAVVGSGAFGKVVEATAYGLGTGDATRVAVKMLKPSAHSEEREALMSELKILGHLGYHDNIVNLLGACTQGGPMLMITEYCSHGDLLNFLRAHAQDFMASVLSVDKVEEEVLYKNMATQNPRLRSDSGISCCSDYQEMQQGKSPGLSVEDLMRFSHQVAQGLDFLSTRNCIHRDVAARNVLLTDRRVAKICDFGLARDIRNDDSYIVQGNARLPVKWMAPESIFQCVYTVQSDVWSYGVLLWETFSLGKSPYPNIAVDTNFYKMIQDGRHMDKPDFAPAEMYQLMTLCWSLEPTDRPTFKTIGQLINRLLPCTIASSLHHGEQLTYRNIKECREEEEEEEEEEEKEVRGGNTLKRGEECGQRNYHDGNEADNDKKESMMMNIYQLS from the exons acGATCCAGATCCTCCGTCCATCCGCCTAAACTCCGCCTTCCTGGCAAACCAAACGGAGGTGCGTCTGACAGCCGGCTCTGCCTTCAATCTCAGCTGTCATGGCAAGCGTTCGATGCGTTTGACCAGCACTTCGTTCCGTTTGTCCTACCGGGACAGACCACAGGACCCAGTGGTGGTCAGCAGGTCGGACCCCAGACACACCGGGACCTACTACTGTAGATACATCAACCAGAACCTGGAACACCTAGACACTTGGATACACCTCTATGTCACAA ACTCAGCCGACCCTTCCAGCGTGTTTGTCACACCTTTCATCCTTAGTCCCTCTGTTGAGGAGGGCAAGGACTTCCTCTTCAGGTGTCTGCTCACCGACCCGTCCGTCACGAACCTGACACTGCAATCAGCAGGCAGTGAAGGGAAAAACGGCTGGGGCCTGCCTCGGGGAatgaatgtgacctttgaccttaggAGAGGAGCTCTGATTCGAGACCTCCACAGGTCGTTCAGTGGACGCTACGTTTGTTTGGGCTGGAGGGACCAAAAGCAGTTCAGGTCCAAACCTGTCGATCTGTTTGTGATCCCAA aGCTCCGTCACCCTCCCACACTGTCTGTCAGTCAGCATCAAACGGTCCGCCTGGAAGGAGAGAGATTTGAGGTCACCTGTGTGACCAGCAACCCCTCCCACTTCTACAACCTCACTTGGACAGACCCAAACACAAAG ATTCTGAACGTAAGCCTCAGCCGTTGCTATGGCAACGGCCGCCTCCACATCAATAGCACGGTGACAGTGTCTGCTGTCAGCCAGACGCACAGCGGGACCTACACCTGCACTGCTGTCAACGAGGCCGGGCTCGCCATGGCCACCGCTCAGCTTAAAGTTCTGG ACGGTCCCTACCTGAGGATCTACCTGCAGCTAAGTGAATCTGACACTCACACCAGAGGGCTTACCAAGGCCCTAGCTGCTAATGTTAGCAGCATGCTACAAGCAGAGCTaaaagctaacattagcatccATCAGCTGGGTGTGAAGGGGGATAGCAGTAGCAACGTTAGCGGCACCAGCAAGCTGGAGGTGCATGAAGGTCGAGATGTGACATTGACATTCGTGATCGAAGCGTATCCTCCAATCAGGAGCAAGCactggacaacaacaacaggcgTCAAtaaggacaacaacaacatgatgtACCGGGAGAGCTACACCGCCAACGGCTACAG GTCGGAGGCAAGCTTGTTGCTGAGGAGAGTTCGTCAGGAGGATCGAGGTCAATACTCGTTCCACTTTGACAACTCCTTCTTTGATGGATCGCAGAACATCGATCTCCGTATCTACA ATTCTCCAGAAGCAGTTGTCAGTCTGGAGAACGACACGCTGACCTGCAGCAGTTCGGGATACCcattacccacaatcctctggTTCACCTGCCCCGGTTTGAAGGATAC GTGTGGAGTCATCACCAACTATCAGATTACTCCTGCTAATGTGACCtcacaggaagaggaagtgaggTCACACCTGACCCTCCCTCTGTCCCATGGGGATTTCACCGTGGAGTGTGTAGCCTTCAACCACGTGGGAGAGTCTCGAGAGCGCTTTCACCATC GCTCGGCAGGAGAAGATCAACGGTTCTTCTCTCCAGCTCTGATTGGGGCTCTGAGTGCCactttgctcctcctcctcctcctattggTCGTGTTCTACAAGTGGAGACAG AAACCCAAATATGAAATTCGCTGGAAGATTATTGAGTGCACGGACGGGAACAGCTACACCTTTATCGACCCCAGCCAGCTGCCCTACGAACAGAAGTGGGAGTTTCCCCGAGACAAACTCCGCCTCG GTGCTGTCGTGGGTTCGGGGGCGTTTGGAAAGGTCGTTGAGGCGACCGCCTACGGTCTTGGAACCGGCGATGCCACACGTGTCGCAGTGAAGATGCTCAAAC CGAGCGCTCACTCAGAGGAACGAGAAGCTCTGATGTCAGAGCTGAAGATCCTCGGCCACCTTGGTTACCACGACAACATTGTCAACCTGCTGGGAGCCTGCACTCAAGGAG gtCCCATGTTGATGATCACAGAGTACTGCAGCCATGGGGACCTGCTCAACTTTCTGCGAGCTCATGCTCAGGACTTCATGGCGTCTGTTTTGAGTGTGGataaagtggaggaggaggtcctcTATAAAAACATGGCCACCCAAAACCCTCGACTGAGGAG TGACAGCGGGATATCATGCTGTTCAGATTATCAGGAGATGCAGCAGGGTAAGAGCCCAG GTTTGTCTGTTGAAGACCTCATGAGGTTTTCCCACCAAGTGGCTCAGGGCCTGGACTTCTTGTCCACCAGGAAT TGTATCCACAGAGACGTAGCAGCTAGAAACGTCTTGCTGACAGACCGTCGGGTGGCAAAGATCTGTGACTTCGGTTTGGCGAGAGATATCCGCAATGACGACAGTTACATTGTACAGGGAAAC gcCCGTCTCCCGGTGAAGTGGATGGCTCCTGAAAGCATCTTTCAGTGCGTCTACACCGTCCAGAGTGACGTCTGGTCTTACGGAGTCTTACTGTGGGAGACCTTCTCCCTAG GTAAGAGTCCGTATCCAAACATCGCCGTGGATACCAACTTCTACAAGATgatccaagatggccgccacatGGATAAGCCAGACTTTGCTCCAGCAGAGAT gtatcagctgatgaCGCTCTGCTGGAGCTTGGAGCCCACAGACAGACCGACCTTTAAGACGATTGGTCAGCTCATTAACAGGCTCCTCCCCTGCACCATTGCCTCATCGCTGCATCACGGGGAGCAG TTAACCTACAGAAACATAAAGGagtgcagagaagaagaagaggaggaggaggaggaggaggagaaggaggtcagaggaggaaacacactgaagagaggagaagagtgCGGCCAGAGAA ATTACCATGACGGAAACGAAGCTGATAATGACAAGAAGGAGTCGATGATGATGAACATCTACCAGCTGTCATGA
- the csf1rb gene encoding macrophage colony-stimulating factor 1 receptor 2 isoform X2, with product MKLSSLLLSIALSCCSAKDDPDPPSIRLNSAFLANQTEVRLTAGSAFNLSCHGKRSMRLTSTSFRLSYRDRPQDPVVVSRSDPRHTGTYYCRYINQNLEHLDTWIHLYVTNSADPSSVFVTPFILSPSVEEGKDFLFRCLLTDPSVTNLTLQSAGSEGKNGWGLPRGMNVTFDLRRGALIRDLHRSFSGRYVCLGWRDQKQFRSKPVDLFVIPKLRHPPTLSVSQHQTVRLEGERFEVTCVTSNPSHFYNLTWTDPNTKILNVSLSRCYGNGRLHINSTVTVSAVSQTHSGTYTCTAVNEAGLAMATAQLKVLDGPYLRIYLQLSESDTHTRGLTKALAANVSSMLQAELKANISIHQLGVKGDSSSNVSGTSKLEVHEGRDVTLTFVIEAYPPIRSKHWTTTTGVNKDNNNMMYRESYTANGYRSEASLLLRRVRQEDRGQYSFHFDNSFFDGSQNIDLRIYNSPEAVVSLENDTLTCSSSGYPLPTILWFTCPGLKDTCGVITNYQITPANVTSQEEEVRSHLTLPLSHGDFTVECVAFNHVGESRERFHHRSAGEDQRFFSPALIGALSATLLLLLLLLVVFYKWRQKPKYEIRWKIIECTDGNSYTFIDPSQLPYEQKWEFPRDKLRLGAVVGSGAFGKVVEATAYGLGTGDATRVAVKMLKPSAHSEEREALMSELKILGHLGYHDNIVNLLGACTQGGPMLMITEYCSHGDLLNFLRAHAQDFMASVLSVDKVEEEVLYKNMATQNPRLRSDSGISCCSDYQEMQQGLSVEDLMRFSHQVAQGLDFLSTRNCIHRDVAARNVLLTDRRVAKICDFGLARDIRNDDSYIVQGNARLPVKWMAPESIFQCVYTVQSDVWSYGVLLWETFSLGKSPYPNIAVDTNFYKMIQDGRHMDKPDFAPAEMYQLMTLCWSLEPTDRPTFKTIGQLINRLLPCTIASSLHHGEQLTYRNIKECREEEEEEEEEEEKEVRGGNTLKRGEECGQRNYHDGNEADNDKKESMMMNIYQLS from the exons acGATCCAGATCCTCCGTCCATCCGCCTAAACTCCGCCTTCCTGGCAAACCAAACGGAGGTGCGTCTGACAGCCGGCTCTGCCTTCAATCTCAGCTGTCATGGCAAGCGTTCGATGCGTTTGACCAGCACTTCGTTCCGTTTGTCCTACCGGGACAGACCACAGGACCCAGTGGTGGTCAGCAGGTCGGACCCCAGACACACCGGGACCTACTACTGTAGATACATCAACCAGAACCTGGAACACCTAGACACTTGGATACACCTCTATGTCACAA ACTCAGCCGACCCTTCCAGCGTGTTTGTCACACCTTTCATCCTTAGTCCCTCTGTTGAGGAGGGCAAGGACTTCCTCTTCAGGTGTCTGCTCACCGACCCGTCCGTCACGAACCTGACACTGCAATCAGCAGGCAGTGAAGGGAAAAACGGCTGGGGCCTGCCTCGGGGAatgaatgtgacctttgaccttaggAGAGGAGCTCTGATTCGAGACCTCCACAGGTCGTTCAGTGGACGCTACGTTTGTTTGGGCTGGAGGGACCAAAAGCAGTTCAGGTCCAAACCTGTCGATCTGTTTGTGATCCCAA aGCTCCGTCACCCTCCCACACTGTCTGTCAGTCAGCATCAAACGGTCCGCCTGGAAGGAGAGAGATTTGAGGTCACCTGTGTGACCAGCAACCCCTCCCACTTCTACAACCTCACTTGGACAGACCCAAACACAAAG ATTCTGAACGTAAGCCTCAGCCGTTGCTATGGCAACGGCCGCCTCCACATCAATAGCACGGTGACAGTGTCTGCTGTCAGCCAGACGCACAGCGGGACCTACACCTGCACTGCTGTCAACGAGGCCGGGCTCGCCATGGCCACCGCTCAGCTTAAAGTTCTGG ACGGTCCCTACCTGAGGATCTACCTGCAGCTAAGTGAATCTGACACTCACACCAGAGGGCTTACCAAGGCCCTAGCTGCTAATGTTAGCAGCATGCTACAAGCAGAGCTaaaagctaacattagcatccATCAGCTGGGTGTGAAGGGGGATAGCAGTAGCAACGTTAGCGGCACCAGCAAGCTGGAGGTGCATGAAGGTCGAGATGTGACATTGACATTCGTGATCGAAGCGTATCCTCCAATCAGGAGCAAGCactggacaacaacaacaggcgTCAAtaaggacaacaacaacatgatgtACCGGGAGAGCTACACCGCCAACGGCTACAG GTCGGAGGCAAGCTTGTTGCTGAGGAGAGTTCGTCAGGAGGATCGAGGTCAATACTCGTTCCACTTTGACAACTCCTTCTTTGATGGATCGCAGAACATCGATCTCCGTATCTACA ATTCTCCAGAAGCAGTTGTCAGTCTGGAGAACGACACGCTGACCTGCAGCAGTTCGGGATACCcattacccacaatcctctggTTCACCTGCCCCGGTTTGAAGGATAC GTGTGGAGTCATCACCAACTATCAGATTACTCCTGCTAATGTGACCtcacaggaagaggaagtgaggTCACACCTGACCCTCCCTCTGTCCCATGGGGATTTCACCGTGGAGTGTGTAGCCTTCAACCACGTGGGAGAGTCTCGAGAGCGCTTTCACCATC GCTCGGCAGGAGAAGATCAACGGTTCTTCTCTCCAGCTCTGATTGGGGCTCTGAGTGCCactttgctcctcctcctcctcctattggTCGTGTTCTACAAGTGGAGACAG AAACCCAAATATGAAATTCGCTGGAAGATTATTGAGTGCACGGACGGGAACAGCTACACCTTTATCGACCCCAGCCAGCTGCCCTACGAACAGAAGTGGGAGTTTCCCCGAGACAAACTCCGCCTCG GTGCTGTCGTGGGTTCGGGGGCGTTTGGAAAGGTCGTTGAGGCGACCGCCTACGGTCTTGGAACCGGCGATGCCACACGTGTCGCAGTGAAGATGCTCAAAC CGAGCGCTCACTCAGAGGAACGAGAAGCTCTGATGTCAGAGCTGAAGATCCTCGGCCACCTTGGTTACCACGACAACATTGTCAACCTGCTGGGAGCCTGCACTCAAGGAG gtCCCATGTTGATGATCACAGAGTACTGCAGCCATGGGGACCTGCTCAACTTTCTGCGAGCTCATGCTCAGGACTTCATGGCGTCTGTTTTGAGTGTGGataaagtggaggaggaggtcctcTATAAAAACATGGCCACCCAAAACCCTCGACTGAGGAG TGACAGCGGGATATCATGCTGTTCAGATTATCAGGAGATGCAGCAGG GTTTGTCTGTTGAAGACCTCATGAGGTTTTCCCACCAAGTGGCTCAGGGCCTGGACTTCTTGTCCACCAGGAAT TGTATCCACAGAGACGTAGCAGCTAGAAACGTCTTGCTGACAGACCGTCGGGTGGCAAAGATCTGTGACTTCGGTTTGGCGAGAGATATCCGCAATGACGACAGTTACATTGTACAGGGAAAC gcCCGTCTCCCGGTGAAGTGGATGGCTCCTGAAAGCATCTTTCAGTGCGTCTACACCGTCCAGAGTGACGTCTGGTCTTACGGAGTCTTACTGTGGGAGACCTTCTCCCTAG GTAAGAGTCCGTATCCAAACATCGCCGTGGATACCAACTTCTACAAGATgatccaagatggccgccacatGGATAAGCCAGACTTTGCTCCAGCAGAGAT gtatcagctgatgaCGCTCTGCTGGAGCTTGGAGCCCACAGACAGACCGACCTTTAAGACGATTGGTCAGCTCATTAACAGGCTCCTCCCCTGCACCATTGCCTCATCGCTGCATCACGGGGAGCAG TTAACCTACAGAAACATAAAGGagtgcagagaagaagaagaggaggaggaggaggaggaggagaaggaggtcagaggaggaaacacactgaagagaggagaagagtgCGGCCAGAGAA ATTACCATGACGGAAACGAAGCTGATAATGACAAGAAGGAGTCGATGATGATGAACATCTACCAGCTGTCATGA
- the csf1rb gene encoding macrophage colony-stimulating factor 1 receptor 2 isoform X3, translating to MRLTSTSFRLSYRDRPQDPVVVSRSDPRHTGTYYCRYINQNLEHLDTWIHLYVTNSADPSSVFVTPFILSPSVEEGKDFLFRCLLTDPSVTNLTLQSAGSEGKNGWGLPRGMNVTFDLRRGALIRDLHRSFSGRYVCLGWRDQKQFRSKPVDLFVIPKLRHPPTLSVSQHQTVRLEGERFEVTCVTSNPSHFYNLTWTDPNTKILNVSLSRCYGNGRLHINSTVTVSAVSQTHSGTYTCTAVNEAGLAMATAQLKVLDGPYLRIYLQLSESDTHTRGLTKALAANVSSMLQAELKANISIHQLGVKGDSSSNVSGTSKLEVHEGRDVTLTFVIEAYPPIRSKHWTTTTGVNKDNNNMMYRESYTANGYRSEASLLLRRVRQEDRGQYSFHFDNSFFDGSQNIDLRIYNSPEAVVSLENDTLTCSSSGYPLPTILWFTCPGLKDTCGVITNYQITPANVTSQEEEVRSHLTLPLSHGDFTVECVAFNHVGESRERFHHRSAGEDQRFFSPALIGALSATLLLLLLLLVVFYKWRQKPKYEIRWKIIECTDGNSYTFIDPSQLPYEQKWEFPRDKLRLGAVVGSGAFGKVVEATAYGLGTGDATRVAVKMLKPSAHSEEREALMSELKILGHLGYHDNIVNLLGACTQGGPMLMITEYCSHGDLLNFLRAHAQDFMASVLSVDKVEEEVLYKNMATQNPRLRSDSGISCCSDYQEMQQGKSPGLSVEDLMRFSHQVAQGLDFLSTRNCIHRDVAARNVLLTDRRVAKICDFGLARDIRNDDSYIVQGNARLPVKWMAPESIFQCVYTVQSDVWSYGVLLWETFSLGKSPYPNIAVDTNFYKMIQDGRHMDKPDFAPAEMYQLMTLCWSLEPTDRPTFKTIGQLINRLLPCTIASSLHHGEQLTYRNIKECREEEEEEEEEEEKEVRGGNTLKRGEECGQRNYHDGNEADNDKKESMMMNIYQLS from the exons ATGCGTTTGACCAGCACTTCGTTCCGTTTGTCCTACCGGGACAGACCACAGGACCCAGTGGTGGTCAGCAGGTCGGACCCCAGACACACCGGGACCTACTACTGTAGATACATCAACCAGAACCTGGAACACCTAGACACTTGGATACACCTCTATGTCACAA ACTCAGCCGACCCTTCCAGCGTGTTTGTCACACCTTTCATCCTTAGTCCCTCTGTTGAGGAGGGCAAGGACTTCCTCTTCAGGTGTCTGCTCACCGACCCGTCCGTCACGAACCTGACACTGCAATCAGCAGGCAGTGAAGGGAAAAACGGCTGGGGCCTGCCTCGGGGAatgaatgtgacctttgaccttaggAGAGGAGCTCTGATTCGAGACCTCCACAGGTCGTTCAGTGGACGCTACGTTTGTTTGGGCTGGAGGGACCAAAAGCAGTTCAGGTCCAAACCTGTCGATCTGTTTGTGATCCCAA aGCTCCGTCACCCTCCCACACTGTCTGTCAGTCAGCATCAAACGGTCCGCCTGGAAGGAGAGAGATTTGAGGTCACCTGTGTGACCAGCAACCCCTCCCACTTCTACAACCTCACTTGGACAGACCCAAACACAAAG ATTCTGAACGTAAGCCTCAGCCGTTGCTATGGCAACGGCCGCCTCCACATCAATAGCACGGTGACAGTGTCTGCTGTCAGCCAGACGCACAGCGGGACCTACACCTGCACTGCTGTCAACGAGGCCGGGCTCGCCATGGCCACCGCTCAGCTTAAAGTTCTGG ACGGTCCCTACCTGAGGATCTACCTGCAGCTAAGTGAATCTGACACTCACACCAGAGGGCTTACCAAGGCCCTAGCTGCTAATGTTAGCAGCATGCTACAAGCAGAGCTaaaagctaacattagcatccATCAGCTGGGTGTGAAGGGGGATAGCAGTAGCAACGTTAGCGGCACCAGCAAGCTGGAGGTGCATGAAGGTCGAGATGTGACATTGACATTCGTGATCGAAGCGTATCCTCCAATCAGGAGCAAGCactggacaacaacaacaggcgTCAAtaaggacaacaacaacatgatgtACCGGGAGAGCTACACCGCCAACGGCTACAG GTCGGAGGCAAGCTTGTTGCTGAGGAGAGTTCGTCAGGAGGATCGAGGTCAATACTCGTTCCACTTTGACAACTCCTTCTTTGATGGATCGCAGAACATCGATCTCCGTATCTACA ATTCTCCAGAAGCAGTTGTCAGTCTGGAGAACGACACGCTGACCTGCAGCAGTTCGGGATACCcattacccacaatcctctggTTCACCTGCCCCGGTTTGAAGGATAC GTGTGGAGTCATCACCAACTATCAGATTACTCCTGCTAATGTGACCtcacaggaagaggaagtgaggTCACACCTGACCCTCCCTCTGTCCCATGGGGATTTCACCGTGGAGTGTGTAGCCTTCAACCACGTGGGAGAGTCTCGAGAGCGCTTTCACCATC GCTCGGCAGGAGAAGATCAACGGTTCTTCTCTCCAGCTCTGATTGGGGCTCTGAGTGCCactttgctcctcctcctcctcctattggTCGTGTTCTACAAGTGGAGACAG AAACCCAAATATGAAATTCGCTGGAAGATTATTGAGTGCACGGACGGGAACAGCTACACCTTTATCGACCCCAGCCAGCTGCCCTACGAACAGAAGTGGGAGTTTCCCCGAGACAAACTCCGCCTCG GTGCTGTCGTGGGTTCGGGGGCGTTTGGAAAGGTCGTTGAGGCGACCGCCTACGGTCTTGGAACCGGCGATGCCACACGTGTCGCAGTGAAGATGCTCAAAC CGAGCGCTCACTCAGAGGAACGAGAAGCTCTGATGTCAGAGCTGAAGATCCTCGGCCACCTTGGTTACCACGACAACATTGTCAACCTGCTGGGAGCCTGCACTCAAGGAG gtCCCATGTTGATGATCACAGAGTACTGCAGCCATGGGGACCTGCTCAACTTTCTGCGAGCTCATGCTCAGGACTTCATGGCGTCTGTTTTGAGTGTGGataaagtggaggaggaggtcctcTATAAAAACATGGCCACCCAAAACCCTCGACTGAGGAG TGACAGCGGGATATCATGCTGTTCAGATTATCAGGAGATGCAGCAGGGTAAGAGCCCAG GTTTGTCTGTTGAAGACCTCATGAGGTTTTCCCACCAAGTGGCTCAGGGCCTGGACTTCTTGTCCACCAGGAAT TGTATCCACAGAGACGTAGCAGCTAGAAACGTCTTGCTGACAGACCGTCGGGTGGCAAAGATCTGTGACTTCGGTTTGGCGAGAGATATCCGCAATGACGACAGTTACATTGTACAGGGAAAC gcCCGTCTCCCGGTGAAGTGGATGGCTCCTGAAAGCATCTTTCAGTGCGTCTACACCGTCCAGAGTGACGTCTGGTCTTACGGAGTCTTACTGTGGGAGACCTTCTCCCTAG GTAAGAGTCCGTATCCAAACATCGCCGTGGATACCAACTTCTACAAGATgatccaagatggccgccacatGGATAAGCCAGACTTTGCTCCAGCAGAGAT gtatcagctgatgaCGCTCTGCTGGAGCTTGGAGCCCACAGACAGACCGACCTTTAAGACGATTGGTCAGCTCATTAACAGGCTCCTCCCCTGCACCATTGCCTCATCGCTGCATCACGGGGAGCAG TTAACCTACAGAAACATAAAGGagtgcagagaagaagaagaggaggaggaggaggaggaggagaaggaggtcagaggaggaaacacactgaagagaggagaagagtgCGGCCAGAGAA ATTACCATGACGGAAACGAAGCTGATAATGACAAGAAGGAGTCGATGATGATGAACATCTACCAGCTGTCATGA